ATTATAGTCTCAGGGATTTAGAATTGTTCTTAATTTTGTTTTGACACGATTCATTTTCACTCTTGCATTTACCTCAGAAATACCCAGTGTCTGTGATATTTCCCGGTAACTTTTGTCTTCCAGGTACAAAAAGACCAGGGCCTTATCAATATCGCCCAGCTGCCTTATAGCTTTGTACATCAGGGCCAACTGTTTTTCTTCTTCGGGATCATATTCTTCTGCCTTAATTTTAAAGATGACTGAATCGTAATCCTGAGTAGGCACACTTTTCTTTGATTTTCTATACAGGGTGATTGCCGTATTCAGGGCTACCCTGTACATCCAGGTACTAAATTTGGACTCCCCCCTGAATTTCGGGTAGGCTTTCCAAAGCTGGATGGTAATTTCCTGAAACAGATCATTATGTGCATCCCTGTTATGCGTATATAAACTACACACTTTGTGAACAATATTCTGATTGCTCTCCAGTTCGGTTACAAATTGGTGTTCCAGTTCTTTGTTCACTCTAAGCTTAGTGTCAAAAAGATTAGTATAAGTTTCCTCCGCTTAGTTACAGGAGAAGTAAAAAAAGCTGCGTTTATTAAAAATAAGGCTATGGAAATCCTTTTAATTTCTGTAGTTAAGTGCCGGCTTCCTGTCTCCCAATAAGGGAATATAATTAAAATCAGCTCCTCTTCTTTTGATAAATTCTTCCTTGGCTACTGCTACCAATTTGGGATCTTCAAAGAGTTGGATTGCTGTTAAACTGATAGCTTTAGCCGCTACCATCATTCCCTTGTTGCCTATGGAAGTTCCTCCGGCAGCAACCGCCTGCCAGCTGTGGGCAGGAGTCCCCGGAACCCAGGTGGCTGCACGCATTCCCACTGTAGGAACCGCAAAACTTACATCACCGACATCAGTTGATCCCGAAGCCCTGGCTGTTGTCTCGTAGGGCTGAACCATTTTCGCTGTTTCTTCGTCCAGGGAATCATACCCCATACTGGATGAGATTTTTTCAGCAAAGGCTCTCTCTTCATCTGTATAGGTAATACCACCTATATCACTCAAATTCTCATGCATTACCTTTTGCAGGGTGAG
This DNA window, taken from Muriicola soli, encodes the following:
- a CDS encoding RNA polymerase sigma factor, whose protein sequence is MNKELEHQFVTELESNQNIVHKVCSLYTHNRDAHNDLFQEITIQLWKAYPKFRGESKFSTWMYRVALNTAITLYRKSKKSVPTQDYDSVIFKIKAEEYDPEEEKQLALMYKAIRQLGDIDKALVFLYLEDKSYREISQTLGISEVNARVKMNRVKTKLRTILNP